From Pseudomonas sp. CCI4.2, one genomic window encodes:
- the rnhB gene encoding ribonuclease HII: MQMGLDFNLVEELVAGVDEVGRGPLCGAVVTAAVILDPRRPILGLNDSKKLTEARREKLYDEICEKALCWFIARAEVEEIDELNILHATMLAMKRAVEGLIIIPKLALIDGNRCPQLSVPSASVIQGDASVPAIAAASILAKVSRDREMAAFELIYPGYGMGAHKGYPTPVHLEALARLGPTPIHRRSFAPVRAAYEAQAMMLQSPLSIFAPG, encoded by the coding sequence ATGCAAATGGGTTTGGACTTTAATCTGGTCGAAGAACTGGTTGCCGGTGTCGACGAAGTCGGTCGCGGTCCGCTCTGTGGTGCCGTAGTGACGGCTGCCGTGATTCTTGATCCGCGCAGACCGATCCTGGGCCTCAACGATTCGAAAAAACTCACCGAAGCTCGCCGTGAAAAGCTCTACGACGAAATCTGTGAAAAAGCCTTGTGCTGGTTTATCGCCCGGGCAGAAGTAGAGGAAATCGACGAGCTGAACATTCTCCATGCCACGATGTTGGCGATGAAGCGCGCCGTCGAAGGGCTGATTATTATTCCGAAGCTGGCGTTGATCGACGGCAATCGCTGTCCACAATTGTCAGTGCCCAGTGCCTCGGTTATTCAGGGCGACGCATCGGTACCGGCCATCGCAGCAGCTTCGATCCTGGCCAAAGTCAGCCGGGACCGGGAAATGGCAGCATTCGAACTGATTTATCCTGGCTATGGGATGGGTGCTCACAAAGGTTATCCGACCCCCGTTCATCTTGAAGCACTGGCGCGCTTGGGGCCGACCCCGATCCATCGTCGTTCGTTTGCTCCCGTGCGGGCGGCATACGAAGCTCAAGCCATGATGCTGCAAAGTCCGCTTTCAATCTTCGCGCCGGGCTGA
- the kdsA gene encoding 3-deoxy-8-phosphooctulonate synthase: MSQKIIRVGSIEIANDKPFVLFGGMNVLESRDMAMQVCEAYVRATEKLGIPYVFKASFDKANRSSVTSYRGPGLEQGMRIFEEIKKTFGVPLITDVHEPEQAAVVAEMCDIIQLPAFLSRQTDLVVAMAKTGAVINIKKAQFLAPQEMKHILNKCEEAGNDQLILCERGSSFGYNNLVVDMLGFGIMKQFQYPVFFDVTHALQMPGGRSDSAGGRRAQVLDLAKAGLSQSLAGLFLEAHPDPDNAKCDGPCALRLDKLEPFLTQLKALDDLVKSFPTVETA, translated from the coding sequence ATGTCGCAGAAGATCATCCGTGTAGGCTCAATCGAGATCGCCAACGACAAGCCGTTCGTGTTGTTTGGCGGCATGAACGTGCTGGAATCCCGGGACATGGCGATGCAGGTCTGTGAGGCCTATGTCCGGGCGACCGAAAAACTGGGCATTCCGTATGTCTTCAAGGCAAGCTTCGACAAGGCCAATCGTTCGTCCGTGACCTCTTACCGTGGCCCTGGTCTGGAACAGGGTATGCGGATTTTCGAGGAAATTAAGAAGACCTTCGGCGTGCCGCTGATTACCGACGTGCATGAGCCGGAGCAAGCGGCGGTGGTGGCTGAAATGTGCGACATCATTCAGTTGCCTGCATTTTTGTCGCGGCAGACCGATCTTGTGGTTGCCATGGCCAAGACCGGCGCGGTGATCAACATCAAGAAAGCCCAGTTTCTCGCGCCTCAGGAAATGAAACACATCCTGAACAAGTGCGAAGAAGCCGGGAATGACCAATTGATCCTGTGCGAGCGTGGCTCCAGCTTCGGGTACAACAACCTGGTGGTGGACATGCTCGGCTTCGGCATCATGAAGCAGTTTCAATACCCGGTGTTTTTCGACGTGACCCACGCCCTGCAAATGCCGGGCGGTCGTTCGGACTCTGCCGGTGGTCGTCGGGCTCAGGTGCTCGATCTGGCCAAGGCTGGCTTGAGTCAGAGCTTGGCAGGGTTATTCCTTGAGGCGCATCCGGATCCGGATAACGCCAAGTGCGACGGTCCCTGCGCTTTGCGTCTGGACAAACTCGAGCCATTCCTGACTCAGTTGAAAGCACTGGATGACCTGGTAAAAAGTTTTCCGACGGTAGAAACCGCTTAA
- a CDS encoding acetyl-CoA carboxylase carboxyltransferase subunit alpha — MNPNFLDFEQPIADLQAKIEELRLVGNDNSLNIGDEISRLQEKSNTLTESIFGNLTSWQIARMARHPRRPYTLDYIEHIFTEFDELHGDRHFSDDAAIVGGVARLDDQPVMIIGHQKGREVREKVRRNFGMPRPEGYRKACRLMEMAERFKMPILTFIDTPGAYPGIDAEERNQSEAIAWNLRVMARLKTPIIATVIGEGGSGGALAIGVCDQLNMLQYSTYAVISPEGCASILWKTADKAPDAAEAMGITADRLKGLGIVDKVIGEPLGGAHRDPATAAASIRKELSSQLAMLKTFDTDALLARRYERLMSYGL; from the coding sequence ATGAACCCGAATTTTCTCGATTTCGAACAGCCGATCGCTGACCTTCAAGCCAAGATCGAAGAATTGCGCTTGGTCGGTAATGACAACTCGCTAAACATCGGCGACGAAATTTCCCGTCTGCAGGAGAAGAGCAATACGCTCACCGAAAGCATTTTCGGCAACTTGACCAGTTGGCAGATCGCGCGCATGGCGCGTCATCCACGTCGTCCTTACACCCTGGACTACATCGAGCACATCTTTACTGAGTTCGACGAGCTGCACGGTGATCGGCACTTCTCCGACGACGCTGCCATTGTCGGTGGTGTTGCGCGTCTTGATGACCAGCCAGTAATGATTATCGGCCACCAGAAAGGCCGCGAAGTGCGTGAGAAAGTTCGTCGCAACTTTGGCATGCCACGGCCTGAAGGCTACCGCAAAGCCTGCCGTCTGATGGAAATGGCCGAGCGCTTCAAAATGCCGATCCTGACGTTCATCGATACGCCGGGCGCTTACCCGGGCATCGATGCCGAAGAGCGTAACCAGAGCGAAGCAATTGCCTGGAACTTGCGGGTGATGGCTCGTCTTAAAACGCCGATCATCGCTACCGTGATTGGTGAAGGTGGATCTGGCGGTGCATTGGCCATTGGTGTCTGCGATCAATTGAACATGCTGCAGTATTCAACGTACGCGGTCATCTCGCCGGAAGGTTGCGCCTCGATTCTGTGGAAAACCGCCGACAAAGCACCTGATGCGGCCGAAGCCATGGGTATTACGGCTGACCGTCTGAAAGGTCTGGGTATTGTCGATAAAGTCATTGGCGAACCTTTGGGTGGCGCCCATCGTGACCCGGCGACTGCTGCCGCTTCGATCCGCAAGGAATTGAGCAGCCAGTTGGCGATGCTCAAGACGTTTGATACCGACGCGCTGTTGGCTCGTCGTTACGAGCGTCTGATGAGCTACGGTCTCTGA
- the dnaE gene encoding DNA polymerase III subunit alpha: MPASFVHLRLHTEYSLVDGLVRVKPLVKTLGSMNMPAVAVTDQNNMCSLVKFYKAAMGAGIKPICGADLWLSNKDEDAGLSRISLLVMNAKGYRNLTELISRGFIDGQRNGQVIIEREWVAQASEGLIALSAAKEGEIGMALLAGNPGEAEQLLRDWMAVFPDRFYVEVQRTNRPNDEEHLHAAVSLADRLGAPLVATNDVRFIKQEDFEAHETRVCIGEGRALDDPRRSHNYSDQQYLKTAAEMGELFSDLPEALANTVEIAKRCNIDVKLGQHFLPNFPIPDGLTIDEYFRKVSFDGLEDRLSVLMPKDTTEDYDAKRQVYIDRLNFELDIIIQMGFPGYFLIVMDFIQWAKSNGVPVGPGRGSGAGSLVAYVQKITDLDPLEYDLLFERFLNPERVSMPDFDVDFCMDGRDRVIEYVAQKYGRNAVSQIITFGSMAAKAVIRDVARVQGKSYGLADRLSKMIPFEVGMTLEKAYEQEEILRDFIKIDEEAAEIWEMARKLEGIVRNVGKHAGGVVIAPTKLTDFSPIYCDELGDGLVTQFDKDDVEAAGLVKFDFLGLRTLTIIDWALKTINRERAKVDEPPLDIAFIPLDDKPTYQLLQKAETTAVFQLESRGMKELIKKLKPDCLEDLIALVALFRPGPLQSGMVDDFINRKHGRAELSYPHVDYQYEGLKPVLAPTYGIILYQEQVMQIAQVMAGYTLGGADMLRRAMGKKKPEEMAKQRGGFIEGCKNNNIDADLAGNIFDLVEKFAGYGFNKSHSAAYGLVSYQTAWLKTHYPAPFMAAVLSADMHNTDKVVTLIEEVRNMKLRLESPDVNTSEYKFTVSDDGRILYGLGAIKGVGEGPVEAITESRQAGPFKDLFDFCARVDLKRINKRTLDGLIRSGALDRLGPYFEDNVDVKTYQANLDRNRSVLLAALEEAIQAAEQTARSHDSGHSDLFGGLFVEADADVYANHRKAKELSLKDRLRGEKETLGLYLTGHPIDEYEGEIRRFARQRIIDLKPARDTQTVAGLIIALRVMKNKKGDKMGFITLDDRSGRIEASLFAEAFHSAQSLLQTDAMVVVEGEVSNDDFSGGLRLRAKRVMSLEDARTNLAESLRLKIHADALKGDRLKWLGELCKRHRGACPITLDYTGMDAKALLQFGEAWRIDPADSLIQALRDQFGRENVFLQYR; encoded by the coding sequence ATGCCGGCTTCTTTCGTTCATCTACGCCTGCACACTGAATATTCTCTGGTCGATGGTTTGGTCCGGGTCAAACCCTTGGTCAAGACCTTGGGCAGCATGAATATGCCAGCCGTGGCTGTGACCGATCAGAACAACATGTGTTCGCTGGTCAAATTCTACAAAGCGGCCATGGGCGCAGGTATTAAGCCGATCTGCGGCGCGGATTTGTGGTTGTCCAACAAGGATGAAGACGCCGGGCTGAGCCGGATCAGCCTGTTGGTGATGAATGCCAAGGGTTACCGTAACCTGACCGAATTGATTTCCCGTGGCTTTATCGATGGCCAGCGCAACGGTCAAGTGATCATCGAGCGTGAATGGGTCGCGCAGGCCAGTGAAGGCTTGATCGCGCTGTCGGCAGCCAAAGAAGGCGAGATTGGCATGGCCTTGCTCGCCGGAAACCCCGGTGAAGCCGAGCAATTGCTGCGTGATTGGATGGCGGTATTCCCTGACCGTTTTTATGTCGAAGTGCAGCGCACCAACCGGCCCAATGACGAAGAACATTTGCACGCAGCCGTCTCCTTGGCTGATCGGCTGGGTGCGCCGCTGGTGGCCACCAACGATGTGCGCTTCATCAAGCAGGAAGACTTCGAGGCCCATGAAACCCGAGTTTGCATTGGCGAAGGCCGGGCGCTTGATGATCCGCGTCGTTCACATAACTACAGCGATCAGCAATACCTCAAGACCGCAGCGGAAATGGGCGAGCTGTTCAGTGATTTGCCTGAGGCACTGGCAAACACCGTTGAAATCGCCAAGCGCTGCAATATCGACGTAAAGCTTGGCCAGCACTTTCTGCCTAACTTCCCGATTCCCGATGGCCTGACCATCGACGAGTACTTTCGCAAAGTGTCGTTCGATGGTCTTGAAGACCGTCTTTCGGTATTAATGCCAAAGGACACCACCGAGGATTACGACGCCAAGCGTCAGGTCTACATTGACCGGCTGAACTTCGAGCTGGATATCATTATCCAGATGGGCTTTCCCGGTTACTTTCTGATCGTAATGGACTTCATACAGTGGGCCAAAAGCAACGGCGTCCCGGTAGGTCCAGGCCGTGGGTCGGGTGCGGGTTCGCTGGTAGCTTACGTTCAGAAAATTACAGACCTCGACCCGCTGGAATACGACCTGCTGTTCGAACGGTTCTTGAACCCGGAACGGGTATCCATGCCCGACTTCGACGTCGATTTCTGCATGGACGGTCGCGACCGGGTTATTGAGTACGTGGCGCAGAAGTACGGGCGCAACGCGGTCAGCCAGATCATTACCTTCGGTTCAATGGCCGCCAAGGCTGTGATACGCGACGTCGCGCGGGTGCAGGGCAAGTCCTACGGCTTGGCGGATCGCCTGTCGAAAATGATCCCGTTCGAAGTCGGCATGACGCTGGAAAAAGCCTACGAGCAGGAAGAGATCCTGCGCGACTTCATCAAGATCGATGAAGAGGCCGCTGAAATCTGGGAGATGGCCCGCAAGCTTGAGGGCATCGTGCGCAACGTCGGCAAGCACGCTGGCGGGGTGGTGATTGCGCCGACCAAACTGACTGACTTCTCGCCGATCTATTGCGATGAGCTGGGCGACGGCCTGGTGACCCAATTCGACAAGGATGACGTCGAGGCTGCAGGGCTGGTGAAGTTCGACTTCCTCGGTCTGCGGACTCTGACCATCATCGATTGGGCGCTGAAAACGATTAACCGCGAGCGCGCCAAGGTCGACGAGCCGCCGCTGGATATTGCATTTATCCCGCTGGACGACAAGCCGACTTACCAATTGCTGCAAAAGGCTGAAACTACTGCGGTGTTCCAGCTTGAGTCGCGCGGCATGAAGGAGCTGATCAAAAAGCTCAAGCCCGACTGCCTGGAAGATTTGATCGCCCTGGTAGCGCTGTTCCGCCCCGGCCCACTGCAATCAGGCATGGTAGATGACTTTATCAACCGTAAGCACGGTCGGGCAGAGCTGTCGTATCCCCACGTTGATTATCAGTACGAAGGTCTCAAACCGGTGCTGGCGCCGACTTACGGCATCATCCTGTATCAAGAACAGGTTATGCAGATCGCCCAGGTTATGGCCGGCTATACCCTTGGCGGCGCCGATATGTTGCGTCGGGCCATGGGTAAGAAAAAGCCCGAAGAGATGGCCAAACAACGTGGTGGTTTCATTGAGGGCTGTAAGAACAACAACATCGACGCGGACCTGGCCGGTAACATTTTCGACCTGGTGGAAAAGTTCGCCGGTTATGGTTTCAACAAGTCTCACTCGGCCGCGTACGGACTGGTGTCGTATCAGACCGCATGGCTGAAAACCCACTACCCGGCGCCGTTCATGGCCGCCGTGCTGTCGGCCGACATGCACAACACCGACAAGGTTGTGACCTTGATCGAAGAAGTGCGCAACATGAAATTGCGCCTCGAATCCCCGGACGTAAATACCTCGGAATACAAATTCACGGTTAGCGATGATGGCCGAATTTTGTACGGGCTGGGCGCTATCAAGGGCGTGGGCGAAGGCCCGGTGGAAGCGATCACCGAGTCACGTCAAGCCGGGCCATTCAAGGATCTGTTCGATTTTTGCGCGCGGGTAGACCTCAAGCGTATCAACAAGCGGACCCTCGATGGCTTGATCCGCAGTGGTGCGCTGGATCGCTTGGGGCCGTATTTTGAAGACAACGTAGACGTCAAAACCTATCAGGCCAACCTTGACCGCAACCGCTCGGTGCTATTGGCGGCGCTGGAAGAAGCCATCCAGGCCGCGGAACAAACCGCGCGCAGTCACGACAGCGGGCACTCGGATCTGTTTGGCGGTTTGTTCGTTGAAGCCGATGCCGACGTTTATGCGAACCATCGCAAGGCCAAGGAGTTGAGCCTCAAAGACCGTTTGCGCGGTGAAAAAGAAACCTTGGGCTTGTACCTGACAGGGCACCCCATAGACGAGTACGAAGGCGAAATTCGCCGTTTCGCTCGTCAACGCATCATTGATTTGAAGCCTGCCCGCGACACGCAAACCGTTGCCGGTTTGATCATTGCATTGCGGGTCATGAAGAACAAAAAGGGCGACAAAATGGGCTTCATTACCCTTGATGACCGTTCGGGGCGAATTGAAGCGTCGCTGTTTGCCGAGGCTTTCCATTCCGCACAATCGTTATTGCAGACCGATGCGATGGTGGTGGTCGAAGGCGAGGTCAGCAATGACGACTTTTCAGGCGGCCTGCGCTTGCGGGCCAAGCGGGTGATGAGTCTTGAAGATGCACGGACTAATCTTGCTGAAAGCTTGCGCCTGAAAATTCATGCGGACGCGCTCAAGGGCGATCGGCTCAAATGGCTGGGAGAATTGTGCAAGCGTCATCGTGGAGCCTGTCCGATTACCCTCGACTACACCGGGATGGATGCGAAGGCGTTGCTGCAGTTTGGCGAGGCCTGGCGAATCGATCCGGCCGACAGCTTGATTCAAGCGCTGCGTGACCAGTTCGGACGTGAGAACGTCTTCCTGCAATACCGTTGA
- the tilS gene encoding tRNA lysidine(34) synthetase TilS yields the protein MLHRQQVGSGLLALKLDLRDHLLSALAPWFRAPAWRIAFSGGLDSTVLLHLLADLATRETLPPLSAIHIHHGLQAAADEWPEHCAAICSALGLPLRVIRVEVKPGASIERAAREARYAAFNQLLESDEVLLTAQHRDDQAETLLFRLLRGAGVRGLAAMPEQRALGKGLMSRPLLNISRSALEAYAAEHSLRWVEDPSNADSEFSRNYLRRQVMPLLVDRWPQASANMAKAAGRLAEAQGLLNELAVQDLSSAETPTAFPWLGLPSLALAPLKHLSLSRQRNALRHWLADLTRLPDSDHWVGWDSLRDAREGSQPIWRLADGELHRAEHRIWWLPTAWLQPLAATTAWRDSKQMLALASNGWLEFSGEVPAGEFQVRYRQGGEIMQLPDRGHRDLKRLLNESGLPVFARARLPLLYHADQLLAVANLPGLDGTARGDWQLHWIAPTNDQSLS from the coding sequence ATGCTACATCGCCAACAAGTTGGCTCAGGGTTGCTTGCCTTGAAACTAGATCTACGTGACCATCTTCTCAGCGCGTTAGCCCCATGGTTCCGAGCACCTGCATGGCGCATCGCGTTCTCGGGAGGGTTGGATTCCACGGTCCTTCTGCATCTCCTGGCTGATCTCGCGACCCGCGAAACATTGCCTCCTTTGTCCGCAATTCACATTCATCATGGCCTTCAGGCTGCGGCAGATGAGTGGCCGGAACATTGTGCTGCGATATGCAGCGCGCTGGGCCTGCCACTGCGGGTGATTCGAGTTGAAGTGAAACCCGGCGCCAGCATCGAGCGTGCTGCCCGTGAGGCGCGTTACGCGGCGTTCAATCAGTTGCTGGAATCAGACGAGGTGTTGCTCACTGCCCAGCACCGTGACGATCAAGCAGAGACGTTGTTATTTCGGCTACTGCGTGGAGCAGGGGTGCGGGGTTTGGCAGCGATGCCTGAACAGCGCGCGTTGGGTAAGGGCCTGATGTCGCGGCCGCTGCTGAATATCTCGCGGTCTGCGCTGGAGGCCTACGCCGCCGAGCACTCGTTGCGCTGGGTGGAAGACCCAAGCAATGCCGACAGCGAGTTCTCTCGAAATTATCTGCGCCGACAGGTTATGCCGTTACTCGTGGATCGCTGGCCTCAAGCGTCGGCGAATATGGCGAAGGCTGCCGGTCGTCTGGCCGAGGCTCAAGGACTGCTCAACGAATTGGCGGTGCAGGATCTTTCCAGCGCTGAGACGCCCACGGCATTCCCTTGGCTCGGGTTGCCATCGTTGGCCCTGGCGCCGCTCAAGCATCTTTCCCTGTCACGTCAGCGCAACGCCTTACGACACTGGCTCGCGGATCTGACGCGCCTGCCGGACAGCGATCATTGGGTTGGCTGGGACAGCTTGCGCGACGCCCGCGAGGGTTCGCAGCCCATTTGGCGGTTGGCCGACGGTGAGCTGCATCGCGCCGAACACCGAATCTGGTGGCTACCTACTGCTTGGTTACAGCCACTGGCTGCGACAACAGCCTGGCGTGACTCTAAACAAATGCTGGCGCTAGCGAGCAATGGTTGGCTTGAATTCAGCGGCGAAGTTCCAGCAGGTGAGTTTCAGGTGCGTTATCGCCAAGGCGGGGAAATCATGCAATTGCCGGATCGAGGGCATCGTGATCTGAAACGACTGCTGAATGAGAGCGGTCTGCCAGTTTTTGCACGAGCTCGTTTGCCATTGTTGTATCACGCAGACCAATTATTGGCGGTTGCCAACCTGCCAGGATTGGACGGCACAGCCCGTGGCGACTGGCAATTGCACTGGATCGCACCGACGAACGACCAAAGTTTGAGCTGA
- a CDS encoding CTP synthase — protein sequence MTRYIFVTGGVVSSLGKGIAAASLAAILEARGLKVTMLKLDPYINVDPGTMSPFQHGEVFVTHDGAETDLDLGHYERFIRTTMTQNNNFTTGRVYEHVLRKERRGDYLGATIQVIPHITDEIKRRIIKGAGDADVAMVEIGGTVGDIESQPFLEAIRQLRVEVGAKRAMLIHLTLVPYIATAGETKTKPTQHSVKELRSIGLQPDVLICRSDHPIDISSRRKIALFTNVEERAVISLEDVDTIYKIPAVLHAQGLDDFVVERFGLQCGGADLSEWEKVVDAKLHPEHEVTIAMVGKYMELLDAYKSLIEAMSHAGITNRTKVNLRYIDSEDIENQGTALLEGCDAILVPGGFGLRGVEGKITAVQFARENKVPYLGICLGMQVAVIEFARNVLGWKDANSTEFDRASGYPVVGLITEWEDATGAVEVRTETSDLGGTMRLGAQDCQLAPGSLVHDCYAKDVIVERHRHRYEVNNNLLPSLIEAGLKISGRSGDGALVEVIEAPDHPWFVACQFHPEFTSTPRDGHPLFSGFVKAALTQHQKKA from the coding sequence ATGACGCGCTACATCTTCGTCACGGGCGGTGTTGTTTCTTCATTGGGGAAAGGCATCGCCGCAGCTTCATTGGCGGCCATCCTGGAGGCGCGGGGACTTAAGGTCACCATGCTGAAGCTGGACCCCTACATCAACGTGGACCCGGGCACCATGAGCCCATTCCAGCACGGTGAAGTGTTCGTCACCCATGACGGCGCTGAAACTGACCTGGACTTGGGCCACTACGAGCGGTTTATCCGCACTACCATGACCCAGAACAACAACTTCACGACTGGCCGTGTGTACGAACACGTCCTGCGCAAAGAGCGCCGTGGTGATTATCTGGGCGCAACCATCCAGGTGATTCCGCACATCACCGACGAAATCAAGCGCCGGATCATCAAGGGCGCAGGCGATGCTGATGTCGCCATGGTCGAGATCGGTGGGACTGTGGGCGACATCGAATCGCAACCGTTCCTGGAAGCTATTCGCCAATTGCGCGTTGAAGTCGGTGCCAAACGCGCCATGTTGATTCACTTGACGCTGGTGCCTTACATCGCCACGGCCGGTGAAACCAAAACCAAGCCTACCCAGCATTCGGTAAAAGAGCTGCGTTCCATCGGTTTGCAGCCTGATGTGCTGATTTGCCGCTCCGATCACCCTATCGATATTTCCTCACGTCGCAAAATTGCGTTGTTCACCAACGTTGAAGAGCGCGCGGTTATTTCCCTGGAAGACGTCGACACCATCTACAAGATCCCGGCGGTATTGCACGCCCAGGGTCTGGATGATTTCGTCGTTGAGCGTTTCGGCTTGCAGTGTGGCGGTGCCGATTTGTCCGAGTGGGAAAAAGTGGTCGATGCCAAGCTCCATCCTGAGCATGAAGTCACCATCGCCATGGTTGGCAAATACATGGAGTTGCTCGACGCTTACAAATCGCTGATCGAAGCGATGAGTCACGCCGGCATCACCAATCGCACCAAGGTCAATCTGCGCTACATCGATTCCGAAGACATCGAAAACCAAGGCACTGCCTTGCTTGAAGGGTGTGACGCGATTCTCGTGCCCGGCGGCTTCGGTCTGCGTGGCGTTGAAGGCAAGATCACTGCCGTCCAGTTCGCTCGTGAAAATAAAGTGCCGTACCTGGGTATCTGCCTAGGCATGCAAGTGGCCGTTATTGAGTTCGCTCGCAACGTGCTGGGTTGGAAAGACGCTAACTCCACTGAGTTTGATCGCGCCAGCGGCTACCCGGTCGTCGGTCTGATCACCGAGTGGGAAGACGCGACCGGGGCTGTTGAAGTTCGTACTGAAACCTCCGACTTGGGCGGCACCATGCGCCTGGGCGCACAGGATTGCCAGCTTGCACCCGGTTCGCTGGTCCACGATTGCTATGCCAAAGACGTCATTGTCGAGCGTCATCGCCATCGTTACGAAGTGAACAACAACCTGCTGCCAAGCCTAATCGAAGCCGGTCTGAAAATTTCCGGTCGTTCTGGTGATGGTGCGCTGGTTGAAGTGATCGAAGCGCCGGATCATCCATGGTTTGTGGCGTGCCAGTTCCACCCTGAGTTCACATCGACACCGCGCGACGGCCATCCGTTGTTCAGCGGTTTCGTGAAGGCGGCACTGACCCAACACCAGAAGAAGGCCTAA
- the lpxB gene encoding lipid-A-disaccharide synthase produces the protein MTKALRVALVAGEASGDILGSGLMRALKARHPDVEFVGVGGPLMEAEGLVSYFPMERLSVMGLVEVLGRLRELLAKRKQLIQTLISEKPDVFIGIDAPDFNLDIELKLRRAGIKTVHYVSPSVWAWRQKRVLKIREGCDLMLTLLPFEARFYEEKGVPVRFVGHPLADTIPLESDRAAARATLGLPAGVVIALMPGSRGGEVGKLGGLFFDAAERLMVLRPGIRFVLPCASPQRRAQIETLLQGRDLPVLLLDGQSHLALAACDAVLIASGTATLEALLYKRPMVVAYRLAPITFWILKRLVKSPYVSLPNLLAQRLLVPELLQEAATAETLAQTLLPLLESGEVQTAGFDEIHRTLRRDASNQAAEAVLGLLGQSPSQ, from the coding sequence ATGACCAAGGCACTGCGTGTTGCGCTGGTTGCGGGCGAAGCGTCCGGCGATATTCTTGGCTCGGGCTTGATGCGTGCGCTCAAGGCGCGTCACCCCGATGTAGAATTCGTCGGCGTCGGTGGTCCGCTGATGGAGGCCGAGGGGCTGGTGTCCTACTTCCCGATGGAGCGGTTGTCGGTGATGGGGTTGGTCGAGGTGCTTGGCCGACTCAGGGAGCTGCTGGCTAAGCGTAAGCAGCTCATTCAAACGCTCATCAGCGAAAAGCCCGACGTGTTCATCGGCATCGACGCCCCGGACTTCAACCTCGACATCGAACTAAAGTTGCGTCGTGCCGGGATTAAGACCGTGCATTACGTCAGCCCGTCAGTGTGGGCGTGGCGTCAAAAGCGTGTATTGAAAATTCGCGAAGGCTGCGATTTGATGCTGACGCTGCTGCCGTTCGAAGCGCGTTTCTACGAAGAGAAGGGCGTGCCGGTGCGGTTTGTCGGTCATCCATTGGCTGACACCATCCCCCTGGAATCTGATCGCGCGGCGGCCCGAGCAACTTTGGGCCTGCCCGCTGGCGTAGTGATCGCGCTGATGCCAGGCAGCCGGGGCGGTGAAGTCGGTAAGCTGGGCGGCCTGTTTTTCGATGCCGCCGAGCGGCTGATGGTTCTGCGCCCTGGTATCAGGTTTGTGCTGCCCTGCGCGAGCCCCCAACGACGCGCTCAGATCGAGACGTTGCTGCAAGGACGCGACCTTCCCGTCCTGCTGCTTGACGGTCAGTCGCACCTTGCACTCGCTGCCTGCGATGCGGTGTTGATCGCCTCAGGCACCGCGACACTCGAAGCGCTGCTGTACAAACGACCAATGGTCGTTGCCTATCGTCTGGCACCGATTACCTTTTGGATACTCAAGCGTTTGGTGAAAAGCCCTTACGTCTCGTTGCCGAACTTGCTTGCCCAACGTTTGCTGGTCCCGGAGTTATTGCAGGAAGCTGCGACAGCCGAGACCCTCGCGCAAACCTTGTTGCCGCTGCTTGAAAGTGGCGAAGTGCAGACGGCAGGCTTCGATGAAATTCACCGGACCTTACGCCGCGATGCCTCCAACCAGGCCGCCGAGGCGGTGCTCGGGTTGCTGGGCCAATCGCCTTCACAGTGA
- the lpxA gene encoding acyl-ACP--UDP-N-acetylglucosamine O-acyltransferase: MSLIDSRAIIDPTAILADDVEVGPWSIVGPGVEIGEGTIVGPHVILKGPTKIGKHNHIYQFSSIGEDTPDLKYKGEETRLVIGDHNVIREGVTIHRGTIQDRAETTLGDHNLIMAYAHIGHDSVIGNHCILVNNTALAGHVHVDDWAILSGFTLVHQFCHIGAHSFSGMGTAIGKDVPAFVTVFGNPAQARSMNFEGMRRRGFSEEAIHALRRAYKVVYRQSLTVDQAIAELAEPAALFPEVAIFLESIQTSTRGITR, translated from the coding sequence ATGAGTTTGATTGACTCTCGCGCAATCATCGATCCGACGGCCATTCTGGCCGACGACGTAGAGGTCGGCCCTTGGTCGATCGTCGGACCTGGTGTGGAAATTGGCGAGGGTACAATCGTTGGGCCGCATGTGATTCTCAAAGGCCCTACGAAGATCGGCAAACACAACCATATCTATCAGTTTTCATCGATAGGTGAGGACACGCCCGATCTTAAATACAAAGGCGAAGAGACGCGCCTGGTCATTGGTGACCACAACGTCATTCGTGAAGGCGTGACGATCCATCGCGGAACGATTCAAGACCGCGCAGAGACCACGCTGGGTGATCACAACCTGATCATGGCCTACGCGCACATTGGCCACGACAGCGTTATTGGTAACCACTGCATCCTGGTCAACAACACTGCATTGGCGGGTCATGTGCATGTTGACGATTGGGCGATCCTGTCCGGTTTCACACTGGTGCATCAGTTTTGCCATATTGGCGCCCACAGCTTTTCCGGCATGGGCACCGCAATTGGCAAGGATGTTCCTGCGTTCGTTACAGTGTTCGGCAACCCTGCGCAGGCGCGGAGCATGAACTTCGAAGGCATGCGCCGTCGTGGGTTCAGTGAAGAGGCTATTCACGCGCTACGCCGAGCCTACAAGGTCGTCTATCGCCAAAGCCTGACAGTCGACCAGGCTATTGCTGAGTTGGCCGAGCCCGCTGCACTGTTTCCCGAAGTTGCAATATTTCTTGAGTCCATCCAAACGTCGACCCGTGGCATAACCCGCTAA